The sequence GCGGCCCGCGGGGGCGGGTCGGCTCCTCGCTCGTGCCCTCGGCCATGCGGGCGATCGTAACCAGCGGATGTTTCAACGGTGCGACGATGTCCGCGTGAGCGAGCCCGAAGTCCGTCGAACGGGCGATCAGGAGCCGCAGCCGTCGCGCGTGGCCGCCCGGCCGCGGAGGTCGCGGCGACCCTCGCGTGGTGCCGCCGACGCGCGGTCCGTCCGCGCGGTCGCCCTCGTCGTCGCCGCCGTGCTGCTCGGCGGTGCGGCGGCGGGCGTCGTCGTGCACGAGCGCGGCGACGGGTCCGACGAGACGGCGGGGGCGGGTCCGTCGGACGCCGGGGCGACGGCGCCGGTGTCGTCGCCGGCCCGGACGCCCGACCCGACCCCCACCCTGACACCCGCCCCGACACCCGCCCCGACACCCACCCTGGCGCCGTCCGCGCCGCCCGCCCCCACGCCCACGCCGACGGGGCTGCCGCGCCAGGACCGCGACGCCGGCCTGCTGTCCGACGACGTGCCCGAGTCCGCGAGCGGCGACCTGGTGGTGGTGCCCGGGTCCGACCCCGGCCCCGGGACGGGCGCGGTGCACTCGGTGCGGGTCGAGGTGGAGGACGGCCTGGACGTCGACGCCGAGGTCTTCGCGGACTTCGTCATGTCCACGCTCAACGACCCGCGGGGCTGGGGTGCCGACGGCTCGCTCTCGTTCGCCCGGACCGACGAGCCCGCGGAGATCCGGGTGGTGCTCGCCTCGCCGGACCTGACCGACGCGATGTGCGCTCCGCTGCTGACGCGCGGCGAGGTCTCCTGCGGGCGCGGCGGGCACGCGACGATCAACTTCCGTCGGTGGGTCGAGGCGATCCCCGAGTACGGGAACGACCGCTGGAGCTACCGCCGCTACGTGGTGAACCACGAGGTCGGGCACCTGCTGGGGCACCCGCACGAGCAGTGCCCGGGCGCGGGCGAGCTCGCGCCGGTGATGCATCAGCAGTCCTACGGCGTGGCGCCGTGCGTCCCGAACCCGTGGCCGGCCCTGGGCTGAGCGGGGGTGTCGGTGGCGCGTGATGGGATCGGCTCCGTGACGACCTCCACCCCCGCTCCCGCGCTGCGCCGGCCGGCACTCGTTGAGGCGCCCGGGCACGGTCCCGGCGCGCACGTCACGCTCGACGAGGTGCAGCGTGCGGCCGTCGCGTGGGCGCGGGACGAGGCGGCGGGCCGGGCGCTGCTCGTGCTCGGCGCGCCGGGAACGGGCAAGACGACCACGGCGCTCGAGGCCGCGGCCGCCGCGGTCGGCGCCGGTCTCGACCCCGCGGGGCTGCTGGTCCTGTCGGCCACCCGGCGCGGCGCGGCCGAGCTGCGTGACCGGCTGGCCGCGCGGCTGCCGCTGACCGCCACCCGGCCGCTCGTCCAGACGCCCGCCGCCGCGGCGTTCGCCGTGCTGCGCGCCCGCGCCGTCGCGCTCGGCGAGGTGCCGCCGACGCTCGTGTCGGGGCCGGAGCAGGACCTGCTCCTCGCGGAGCTGCTGGCCGGCCACGCCGCCGGCGAGGGCGCGCGCATCGGCTGGCCGGAGCGGGTGCGCGCGGAGGCGCTGGGCGTGCGGGCGTTCCGCGACGAGCTGCGGGACCTGCTCATGCGCGCGGCCGAGCGCGACCTGTCGCCCGACGAGCTCGCGGAGCTCGGCGAGCGGGCGGGGCGGCCGGAGTGGGCGGCCGCGGCGCGCGTCTACACGGAGTACCTGGACGTGCTCGACCTGCGGTCCGGCACGCCGGACGCGGGTGAGCGGCTCGACCCCGCGGTGGTCGTGGCGCGTGCCGCCCGGGCGCTCGAGACCTGGGAGGAGGACGTGCCCGGCGCCCCCGCGCCCCGGTGGCGGCTCGTGGTCGTCGACGACCACCAGGAGAGCACCTCGGCGACCGCGCGCCTGCTCGACGTGCTCGCCGACCGGGGCACGCGGGTGCTGCTGCTCGGGGACCCGGACGCGGCGGTCCAGACGTTCCGCGGCGCCGACCCGGCGCTGCTCGGGAGGGCGACGGGCGACCCCGCGGGCCCCGGCGCGCTGGGCGCCGCGCGGCTGGTGCTGCCCACCGCGTGGCGGCACGACGAGACCGTGCGGGCGGCGGTGGCGCGCGTGACGGAGCGCGTCGGCACGCTGGGCGCGGCCGTGCACCGGCGAGCCGCCGCGCGGCCGGGCACCCGCGCGCCGCAGGACGTGCGGCCGGTCGGGGTGGCGCTGCTGCCGAGCGGAGCCCAGGAGGCGGCCTACGTCGCCCGGGAGCTGCGGAGCGCGCACCTCGAGGACCGGGTGCGGTGGGAGCGCATGGCGGTCGTCGCCCGGGCCGGCTCGCAGGTCACGGCGCTGCGGCGCGCGCTGGCCCAGGCCGGTGTGCCCGTCTCCGTGCTCGGCAGCGACGTGCCGCTGCGGGACGAGGCCGCGGTGCGGCCGCTCCTGGACGCCATGGGTGTCGCGGTGGGCGCGACGGAGCTCGACGCGGTCGTCGCGGCGCGGCTCGCATGCTCGCCGCTGGGTGGGCT is a genomic window of Cellulomonas fulva containing:
- a CDS encoding DUF3152 domain-containing protein yields the protein MSEPEVRRTGDQEPQPSRVAARPRRSRRPSRGAADARSVRAVALVVAAVLLGGAAAGVVVHERGDGSDETAGAGPSDAGATAPVSSPARTPDPTPTLTPAPTPAPTPTLAPSAPPAPTPTPTGLPRQDRDAGLLSDDVPESASGDLVVVPGSDPGPGTGAVHSVRVEVEDGLDVDAEVFADFVMSTLNDPRGWGADGSLSFARTDEPAEIRVVLASPDLTDAMCAPLLTRGEVSCGRGGHATINFRRWVEAIPEYGNDRWSYRRYVVNHEVGHLLGHPHEQCPGAGELAPVMHQQSYGVAPCVPNPWPALG